The following proteins are encoded in a genomic region of Doryrhamphus excisus isolate RoL2022-K1 chromosome 6, RoL_Dexc_1.0, whole genome shotgun sequence:
- the rfwd3 gene encoding E3 ubiquitin-protein ligase RFWD3 isoform X2 translates to MESMEIDTPEEIISDSGSSTEVDEGDDSDERALATSLQQPRLPATWAFSHRRTGRGASRRRLRQGLRVHYSSQTASPSRGFPDFRLRAPAATVVDSQSSSTEVSESEEERAAVQAAPVETAEPEPPHANLHNANDTHVQEGTDPNRSEQPCSIQPPVLPHPPSHSEEGEGDTCSICFEAWTAAGDHRIAALRCGHLFGFTCIQRWLTAQRSAAKCPQCNKKAKRSDILLLYAPKLRAMDNSEHESLKKSLEEEQSLRRKAELESAQYKLKLQVVSNKYGQAQQELQELRAQMAPAGRGSAAASYPSSSSLHCGPDRPKVPLYSFFDAVLVSQNGGCRVLSYCEALSGLLASQPSPHAALVPGWGVKKVSLANLKSSQYIPIHSNQIRGLCFSRKNDSLLLSAAQDCTIKLTSLLTSTVVQTYNAGKPVWSCCWCLDNTNYIYAGLSNGSVLVYDIRDTSMHVQELEPLRSRTPVASLCYIPKAASSSFPCGGLIAGSPGGGCFWEQVGESTYKPHMLPLEPGGCTDIQVDTESRHCLVTYRPGRFNPTLRCVLMALTRAPQEDLNQPPSCSCSPVQTFSAGTSCKFLTKNAIFNSPDGGGALVCAGDEASNSMMVWEAASGTLLQKLSADLPVLDITPFQVNGEHFLVALTEKMMKLYKWK, encoded by the exons ATGGAGTCCATGGAGATTGATACCCCGGAAGAGATCATCTCAGATTCTGGCAGCAGCACTGAAGTGGACGAAGGTGATGACAGTGATGAGAGAGCGCTGGCGACGTCTCTTCAGCAACCGAGACTTCCTGCCACTTGGGCTTTCAGTCACAGAAGGACAGGCCGTGGTGCCTCACGCAGAAGGCTCAG ACAGGGCCTCCGAGTGCACTATTCCAGCCAGACTGCATCGCCCTCCAGGGGGTTTCCAGACTTCCGGTTGCGAGCACCTGCCGCCACTGTAGTCGACTCACAGTCCAGCAGCACGGAGGTCAGCGAGTCAGAGGAAGAAAGAGCAGCCGTGCAAGCCGCTCCTGTGGAGACCGCGGAACCTGAGCCCCCCCATGCTAACCTCCACAACGCTAATGACACACATGTACAAGAAGGAACAGATCCCAACCGTT CAGAACAACCTTGCAGCATCCAG CCGCCTGTCCTGCCTCACCCACCGTCCCACAGTGAGGAGGGCGAAGGTGACACCTGCAGCATCTGCTTCGAGGCGTGGACTGCGGCAGGAGACCACCGCATCGCTGCTCTGCGCTGCGGACACCTCTTTGGCTTTACCTGTATCCAGCGGTGGCTGACTGCCCAGCGCTCTGCCGCCAAATGTCCGCAG TGCAACAAGAAGGCCAAGCGCTCCGACATCTTGCTGCTCTACGCTCCAAAGCTGAGAGCCATGGACAACAGTGAGCACGAGAGCCTAAAGAA GTCCCTGGAGGAGGAGCAGTCTCTGAGGAGGAAGGCTGAACTGGAATCAGCTCAATACAAACTCAAACTACAGGTGGTTAGCAACAAGTATGGACAAGCACAACAGGAACTCCAG GAGCTCAGAGCTCAGATGGCACCAGCCGGGCGGGGCTCAGCTGCCGCCTCCtacccttcctcctcctcgctccACTGTGGCCCTGACCGTCCCAAGGTGCCGCTGTACAGCTTCTTCGATGCAGTTCTGGTGTCTCAGAATGGAGGCTGCAGAGTTTTGTCTTACTGCGAAGCCCTGAGCGGCCTGCTGGCCTCGCAGCCTTCGCCTCACGCAGCACTCGTGCCTG GCTGGGGTGTGAAGAAAGTTAGCCTGGCCAACCTTAAATCCAGCCAGTACATTCCCATCCACAGCAATCAGATCAGAGGTCTGTGTTTCAGCAGAAAGAACGACAGCCTGCTGTTGTCGGCCGCTCAGGACTGCACCATCAAACTCACCAG CCTGCTGACCAGCACAGTGGTTCAGACTTACAATGCCGGGAAACCCGTGTGGAGCTGCTGCTGGTGTTTGGACAACACCAATTATATCTACGCCGGTCTGAGCAATGGGTCGGTTCTGGTCTACGACATAAGAGACACCAGCATGCATGTCCAGGAGCTTGAGCCGCTCCGCTCCAG GACTCCAGTTGCATCTCTCTGCTACATCCCAAAGGCAGCGTCCAGCTCTTTCCCGTGTGGTGGCCTGATCGCTGGCTCCCCAGGAGGCGGCTGCTTCTGGGAACAGGTTGGCGAGAGCACGTACAAGCCGCACATGCTGCCGCTGGAGCCAGGAGGCTGCACCGACATCCAGGTGGATACGGAAAGCAGGCACTGCCTGGTCACCTACCGACCCG GACGCTTCAACCCAACTCTGCGCTGCGTCCTAATGGCTTTGACCCGAGCACCCCAGGAGGACCTCAACCAGCCGCCCAGCTGCTCCTGCTCACCCGTGCAGACGTTCAGTGCTGGCACATCATGCAAATTTCTCACCAAGAACGCTATCTTCAACAGTCCGGATGGAGGCGGAGCCCTGGTGTGTGCTGGAGATGAGGCATCCAACTCCATGATG GTGTGGGAGGCAGCCAGTGGCACTCTGCTCCAGAAGCTTTCGGCCGACCTCCCGGTGTTAGACATCACTCCGTTCCAGGTGAATGGCGAGCACTTCCTGGTGGCGCTAACAGAGAAGATGATGAAGCTCTACAAGTGGAAGTGA
- the rfwd3 gene encoding E3 ubiquitin-protein ligase RFWD3 isoform X3, whose product MESMEIDTPEEIISDSGSSTEVDEGDDSDERALATSLQQPRLPATWAFSHRRTGRGASRRRLRQGLRVHYSSQTASPSRGFPDFRLRAPAATVVDSQSSSTEVSESEEERAAVQAAPVETAEPEPPHANLHNANDTHVQEGTDPNRSAEQPCSIQPPVLPHPPSHSEEGEGDTCSICFEAWTAAGDHRIAALRCGHLFGFTCIQRWLTAQRSAAKCPQCNKKAKRSDILLLYAPKLRAMDNSEHESLKKSLEEEQSLRRKAELESAQYKLKLQVVSNKYGQAQQELQELRAQMAPAGRGSAAASYPSSSSLHCGPDRPKVPLYSFFDAVLVSQNGGCRVLSYCEALSGLLASQPSPHAALVPGWGVKKVSLANLKSSQYIPIHSNQIRGLCFSRKNDSLLLSAAQDCTIKLTSLLTSTVVQTYNAGKPVWSCCWCLDNTNYIYAGLSNGSVLVYDIRDTSMHVQELEPLRSRTPVASLCYIPKAASSSFPCGGLIAGSPGGGCFWEQVGESTYKPHMLPLEPGGCTDIQVDTESRHCLVTYRPGRFNPTLRCVLMALTRAPQEDLNQPPSCSCSPVQTFSAGTSCKFLTKNAIFNSPDGGGALVWEAASGTLLQKLSADLPVLDITPFQVNGEHFLVALTEKMMKLYKWK is encoded by the exons ATGGAGTCCATGGAGATTGATACCCCGGAAGAGATCATCTCAGATTCTGGCAGCAGCACTGAAGTGGACGAAGGTGATGACAGTGATGAGAGAGCGCTGGCGACGTCTCTTCAGCAACCGAGACTTCCTGCCACTTGGGCTTTCAGTCACAGAAGGACAGGCCGTGGTGCCTCACGCAGAAGGCTCAG ACAGGGCCTCCGAGTGCACTATTCCAGCCAGACTGCATCGCCCTCCAGGGGGTTTCCAGACTTCCGGTTGCGAGCACCTGCCGCCACTGTAGTCGACTCACAGTCCAGCAGCACGGAGGTCAGCGAGTCAGAGGAAGAAAGAGCAGCCGTGCAAGCCGCTCCTGTGGAGACCGCGGAACCTGAGCCCCCCCATGCTAACCTCCACAACGCTAATGACACACATGTACAAGAAGGAACAGATCCCAACCGTT CAGCAGAACAACCTTGCAGCATCCAG CCGCCTGTCCTGCCTCACCCACCGTCCCACAGTGAGGAGGGCGAAGGTGACACCTGCAGCATCTGCTTCGAGGCGTGGACTGCGGCAGGAGACCACCGCATCGCTGCTCTGCGCTGCGGACACCTCTTTGGCTTTACCTGTATCCAGCGGTGGCTGACTGCCCAGCGCTCTGCCGCCAAATGTCCGCAG TGCAACAAGAAGGCCAAGCGCTCCGACATCTTGCTGCTCTACGCTCCAAAGCTGAGAGCCATGGACAACAGTGAGCACGAGAGCCTAAAGAA GTCCCTGGAGGAGGAGCAGTCTCTGAGGAGGAAGGCTGAACTGGAATCAGCTCAATACAAACTCAAACTACAGGTGGTTAGCAACAAGTATGGACAAGCACAACAGGAACTCCAG GAGCTCAGAGCTCAGATGGCACCAGCCGGGCGGGGCTCAGCTGCCGCCTCCtacccttcctcctcctcgctccACTGTGGCCCTGACCGTCCCAAGGTGCCGCTGTACAGCTTCTTCGATGCAGTTCTGGTGTCTCAGAATGGAGGCTGCAGAGTTTTGTCTTACTGCGAAGCCCTGAGCGGCCTGCTGGCCTCGCAGCCTTCGCCTCACGCAGCACTCGTGCCTG GCTGGGGTGTGAAGAAAGTTAGCCTGGCCAACCTTAAATCCAGCCAGTACATTCCCATCCACAGCAATCAGATCAGAGGTCTGTGTTTCAGCAGAAAGAACGACAGCCTGCTGTTGTCGGCCGCTCAGGACTGCACCATCAAACTCACCAG CCTGCTGACCAGCACAGTGGTTCAGACTTACAATGCCGGGAAACCCGTGTGGAGCTGCTGCTGGTGTTTGGACAACACCAATTATATCTACGCCGGTCTGAGCAATGGGTCGGTTCTGGTCTACGACATAAGAGACACCAGCATGCATGTCCAGGAGCTTGAGCCGCTCCGCTCCAG GACTCCAGTTGCATCTCTCTGCTACATCCCAAAGGCAGCGTCCAGCTCTTTCCCGTGTGGTGGCCTGATCGCTGGCTCCCCAGGAGGCGGCTGCTTCTGGGAACAGGTTGGCGAGAGCACGTACAAGCCGCACATGCTGCCGCTGGAGCCAGGAGGCTGCACCGACATCCAGGTGGATACGGAAAGCAGGCACTGCCTGGTCACCTACCGACCCG GACGCTTCAACCCAACTCTGCGCTGCGTCCTAATGGCTTTGACCCGAGCACCCCAGGAGGACCTCAACCAGCCGCCCAGCTGCTCCTGCTCACCCGTGCAGACGTTCAGTGCTGGCACATCATGCAAATTTCTCACCAAGAACGCTATCTTCAACAGTCCGGATGGAGGCGGAGCCCTG GTGTGGGAGGCAGCCAGTGGCACTCTGCTCCAGAAGCTTTCGGCCGACCTCCCGGTGTTAGACATCACTCCGTTCCAGGTGAATGGCGAGCACTTCCTGGTGGCGCTAACAGAGAAGATGATGAAGCTCTACAAGTGGAAGTGA
- the rfwd3 gene encoding E3 ubiquitin-protein ligase RFWD3 isoform X1 — MESMEIDTPEEIISDSGSSTEVDEGDDSDERALATSLQQPRLPATWAFSHRRTGRGASRRRLRQGLRVHYSSQTASPSRGFPDFRLRAPAATVVDSQSSSTEVSESEEERAAVQAAPVETAEPEPPHANLHNANDTHVQEGTDPNRSAEQPCSIQPPVLPHPPSHSEEGEGDTCSICFEAWTAAGDHRIAALRCGHLFGFTCIQRWLTAQRSAAKCPQCNKKAKRSDILLLYAPKLRAMDNSEHESLKKSLEEEQSLRRKAELESAQYKLKLQVVSNKYGQAQQELQELRAQMAPAGRGSAAASYPSSSSLHCGPDRPKVPLYSFFDAVLVSQNGGCRVLSYCEALSGLLASQPSPHAALVPGWGVKKVSLANLKSSQYIPIHSNQIRGLCFSRKNDSLLLSAAQDCTIKLTSLLTSTVVQTYNAGKPVWSCCWCLDNTNYIYAGLSNGSVLVYDIRDTSMHVQELEPLRSRTPVASLCYIPKAASSSFPCGGLIAGSPGGGCFWEQVGESTYKPHMLPLEPGGCTDIQVDTESRHCLVTYRPGRFNPTLRCVLMALTRAPQEDLNQPPSCSCSPVQTFSAGTSCKFLTKNAIFNSPDGGGALVCAGDEASNSMMVWEAASGTLLQKLSADLPVLDITPFQVNGEHFLVALTEKMMKLYKWK, encoded by the exons ATGGAGTCCATGGAGATTGATACCCCGGAAGAGATCATCTCAGATTCTGGCAGCAGCACTGAAGTGGACGAAGGTGATGACAGTGATGAGAGAGCGCTGGCGACGTCTCTTCAGCAACCGAGACTTCCTGCCACTTGGGCTTTCAGTCACAGAAGGACAGGCCGTGGTGCCTCACGCAGAAGGCTCAG ACAGGGCCTCCGAGTGCACTATTCCAGCCAGACTGCATCGCCCTCCAGGGGGTTTCCAGACTTCCGGTTGCGAGCACCTGCCGCCACTGTAGTCGACTCACAGTCCAGCAGCACGGAGGTCAGCGAGTCAGAGGAAGAAAGAGCAGCCGTGCAAGCCGCTCCTGTGGAGACCGCGGAACCTGAGCCCCCCCATGCTAACCTCCACAACGCTAATGACACACATGTACAAGAAGGAACAGATCCCAACCGTT CAGCAGAACAACCTTGCAGCATCCAG CCGCCTGTCCTGCCTCACCCACCGTCCCACAGTGAGGAGGGCGAAGGTGACACCTGCAGCATCTGCTTCGAGGCGTGGACTGCGGCAGGAGACCACCGCATCGCTGCTCTGCGCTGCGGACACCTCTTTGGCTTTACCTGTATCCAGCGGTGGCTGACTGCCCAGCGCTCTGCCGCCAAATGTCCGCAG TGCAACAAGAAGGCCAAGCGCTCCGACATCTTGCTGCTCTACGCTCCAAAGCTGAGAGCCATGGACAACAGTGAGCACGAGAGCCTAAAGAA GTCCCTGGAGGAGGAGCAGTCTCTGAGGAGGAAGGCTGAACTGGAATCAGCTCAATACAAACTCAAACTACAGGTGGTTAGCAACAAGTATGGACAAGCACAACAGGAACTCCAG GAGCTCAGAGCTCAGATGGCACCAGCCGGGCGGGGCTCAGCTGCCGCCTCCtacccttcctcctcctcgctccACTGTGGCCCTGACCGTCCCAAGGTGCCGCTGTACAGCTTCTTCGATGCAGTTCTGGTGTCTCAGAATGGAGGCTGCAGAGTTTTGTCTTACTGCGAAGCCCTGAGCGGCCTGCTGGCCTCGCAGCCTTCGCCTCACGCAGCACTCGTGCCTG GCTGGGGTGTGAAGAAAGTTAGCCTGGCCAACCTTAAATCCAGCCAGTACATTCCCATCCACAGCAATCAGATCAGAGGTCTGTGTTTCAGCAGAAAGAACGACAGCCTGCTGTTGTCGGCCGCTCAGGACTGCACCATCAAACTCACCAG CCTGCTGACCAGCACAGTGGTTCAGACTTACAATGCCGGGAAACCCGTGTGGAGCTGCTGCTGGTGTTTGGACAACACCAATTATATCTACGCCGGTCTGAGCAATGGGTCGGTTCTGGTCTACGACATAAGAGACACCAGCATGCATGTCCAGGAGCTTGAGCCGCTCCGCTCCAG GACTCCAGTTGCATCTCTCTGCTACATCCCAAAGGCAGCGTCCAGCTCTTTCCCGTGTGGTGGCCTGATCGCTGGCTCCCCAGGAGGCGGCTGCTTCTGGGAACAGGTTGGCGAGAGCACGTACAAGCCGCACATGCTGCCGCTGGAGCCAGGAGGCTGCACCGACATCCAGGTGGATACGGAAAGCAGGCACTGCCTGGTCACCTACCGACCCG GACGCTTCAACCCAACTCTGCGCTGCGTCCTAATGGCTTTGACCCGAGCACCCCAGGAGGACCTCAACCAGCCGCCCAGCTGCTCCTGCTCACCCGTGCAGACGTTCAGTGCTGGCACATCATGCAAATTTCTCACCAAGAACGCTATCTTCAACAGTCCGGATGGAGGCGGAGCCCTGGTGTGTGCTGGAGATGAGGCATCCAACTCCATGATG GTGTGGGAGGCAGCCAGTGGCACTCTGCTCCAGAAGCTTTCGGCCGACCTCCCGGTGTTAGACATCACTCCGTTCCAGGTGAATGGCGAGCACTTCCTGGTGGCGCTAACAGAGAAGATGATGAAGCTCTACAAGTGGAAGTGA